A single window of Drosophila suzukii chromosome 3, CBGP_Dsuzu_IsoJpt1.0, whole genome shotgun sequence DNA harbors:
- the LOC108013539 gene encoding DDB1- and CUL4-associated factor 8 isoform X2: MDVEEDPVASGAASACKRQRRNTDSRNEGQLEDAAQIGGESTVTANQTVIKGVTITTNNNNEEGDMFGKEHSVEEEKEQLERESEKEKLEKEQKEEPLEGEHADKSKEEQLKMGNDEKEQSEHEEPACSSNLECQLSPLAASAVLAANKPNLTSGTVAIDSDDDPPPAEDETPARGFPRFHPRSIPTNRSYRRINIELLGTVTDSESSDSGEPELQEDTEDAEVEADSDEPAAAAEEDQHEDESSSDSSVDEMVRYSLSSESESTIEDDVEFNEHVNADDRAKVEFAVNETMCKCKPVYTWNCDQELLHREHNIMNRIGWRGGHTSTQSFGQGYYGSRQMVEQLTLLSSLNKHDGCVNCLNFNRTGDLICSGSDDLKIMVWDWANERLLHSFHSGHNMNIFQTKFIDSTGCLDIVSASRDGQVRRSVIPPSGGSIKPTRLYTHSDSVHKIVLVPHSRHEVMSAGEDAAVKHFDLRASNAATTVLRCVYNDANERGRVRLFSIAHHPYAPEFCVSGSDDKLRVYDKRKPTKLLLEMTPTNIKDNKITQITCAVYNHSGSEILASYSDAGIYLFDSRNTKDGEYLHCYEGHINSRTIKGVNFFGTRSEYIVSGSDCGNIFFWDRNTEAIINFMKGDHAGVVNCLEPHPWMPVLATSGLEHDVKIWTPNGPAKKLDEDALKQTLERNFRRNIVDRGDFDINQFQYFIRGFLQGSGQGSGFRRPRNRRPQSWLRQGRQHRDNSSSTSNDSSPSNPTSQPRSNSNSSDDDNGEGAAAAAALDTLHCRTQ; the protein is encoded by the exons ATGGACGTGGAGGAGGACCCTGTGGCCAGCGGAGCGGCTTCCGCCTGCAAGCGCCAGAGACGCAACACTGATTCCCGGAACGAGGGCCAACTTGAAGACGCGGCGCAGATTGG CGGGGAGAGCACTGTCACAGCAAACCAGACGGTAATCAAAGGCGTCACAATCacaaccaacaacaacaacgaggAGGGCGACATGTTTGGCAAGGAGCATTCAGTGGAGGAGGAAAAGGAGCAGCTGGAGAGAGAGTCGGAGAAGGAGAAACTGGAGAAGGAGCAAAAGGAGGAGCCGCTGGAGGGGGAGCATGCGGATAAGTCAAAGGAGGAGCAGCTGAAAATGGGAAATGATGAGAAGGAACAGTCAGAGCATGAAGAACCGGCGTGCTCCTCCAACCTAGAGTGTCAATTATCTCCTCTCGCCGCCAGTGCCGTGCTGGCAGCCAACAAGCCAAATCTCACCAGTGGCACCGTAGCCATCGACAGCGATGACGACCCACCACCAGCTGAAGATGAAACCCCCGCCAGGGGTTTTCCCAGGTTCCACCCTCGCAGCATCCCAACCAACCGCTCATATCGCCGCATCAACATAGAGCTGCTGGGCACGGTAACGGACTCGGAATCCAGCGATTCCGGTGAACCAGAGTTGCAGGAGGATACCGAGGACGCGGAAGTGGAAGCGGACAGTGATGAGCCGGCGGCTGCTGCTGAGGAGGATCAGCATGAAGATGAGTCCTCTTCGGACAGTTCCGTCGACGAAATGGTACGCTACTCACTTTCTAGTGAAAGTGAATCAACCATTGAG GACGATGTGGAGTTCAACGAGCACGTTAACGCCGACGACCGCGCGAAGGTCGAGTTCGCCGTGAATGAAACGATGTGCAAGTGCAAGCCCGTGTACACGTGGAACTGCGACCAGGAACTATTGCACAGGGAGCACAACATTATGAACCGCATCGGTTGGCGTGGTGGCCACACCTCGACCCAAAGCTTTGGGCAAGGATACTACGGCTCCCGCCAAATGGTGGAACAGTTGACGCTGCTGAGCTCGCTAAACAAGCACGACGGATGCGTAAACTGCCTGAATTTCAACCGGACCGGTGACTTGATCTGCTCCGGCTCCGATGATCTCAAAATAATGGTTTGGGACTGGGCGAACGAAAGACTCCTGCACAGCTTTCACTCCGGCCACAACATGAACATCTTCCAGACCAAGTTTATCGACAGCACCGGGTGCCTGGACATTGTGTCCGCCAGCCGTGATGGCCAAGTGCGCAGATCCGTTATCCCGCCCTCCGGAGGCTCCATTAAGCCCACGCGCCTGTACACGCACAGCGATTCGGTGCACAAGATTGTTCTGGTGCCGCACAGTCGGCACGAGGTGATGAGCGCCGGAGAGGATGCGGCTGTCAAACACTTTGATTTGCGCGCCAGCAACGCCGCTACCACGGTGCTGCGCTGCGTCTACAATGACGCAAATGAGCGGGGCCGCGTGCGGCTTTTCAGCATCGCACATCATCCATACGCCCCAGAGTTTTGCGTCAGCGGATCCGACGACAAGCTGCGGGTCTACGACAAGCGCAAGCCAACAAAGCTTCTCTTGGAGATGACCCCGACCAATATAAAGGAT AACAAGATCACGCAAATTACCTGCGCCGTGTATAACCACAGCGGCAGCGAGATCCTGGCCTCGTACAGCGATGCGGGGATCTACCTTTTCGACAGTCGCAACACCAAGGATGGCGAGTACTTGCATTGCTACGAGGGACACAT CAATAGCCGCACCATTAAGGGAGTGAACTTCTTTGGCACTAGATCCGAGTATATTGTCAGCGGTAGCGATTGCGGGAACATATTCTTCTGGGACCGAAACACCGAGGCGATAATCAATTTTATGAAGGGCGATCACGCTGGCGTGGTCAACTGCCTGGAGCCACATCCCTGGATGCCGGTGCTGGCCACCTCTGGCCTGGAGCATGACGTAAAGATCTGGACGCCAAATGGCCCTGCCAAG AAGCTCGACGAGGACGCACTGAAGCAGACGTTAGAACGCAATTTCAGGCGCAACATCGTGGACAGGGGTGACTTTGACATTAACCAGTTCCAGTACTTCATCCGAGGGTTTCTGCAGGGTTCCGGGCAAGGCTCCGGCTTTCGCCGCCCTCGAAACCGGAGACCCCAGTCCTGGCTACGCCAAGGGCGGCAGCATCGGGACAACAGCTCGAGTACTAGCAACGACTCCAGTCCTTCCAATCCGACCTCCCAGCCgcgcagcaacagcaacagctcCGACGACGACAATGGCGAGGGAgcagccgccgccgctgcGCTGGACACGCTGCACTGCCGCACGCAGTAA
- the Cht2 gene encoding probable chitinase 2, which yields MTLRGGLGGEAPQLWLLLLLASISGSLLASVAARTGPLHDKVVVCYISTWAVYRPELGAYSIDNFDANLCSHVVYAFAGLDITQAAIKSLDPWQDLKEEYGKGGYEKLTGLKRTHPHLKVSLAIGGWNEGSANYSTLVANSLLRERFVKQVSSFIRKYDFDGLDLDWEYPTQRKGKPADRENFVLLTKELREEFDNHGLLLTSAIGAAKKVIDEAYDVRQISRYLDYLHIMCYDYHGSWDQRVGYNAPLSAPADDPLSVKFSIDYLLKLGAPPEKLVMGLPFYGRTFKTVAGGNLNDPSDGVGFKGPYTREDGFLGYNEICHTVSNQTSGWTRVWDPQTSQVLAKSERNVFTQEINVVTYDSSRSIANKVLFAMSKRLAGVMVWSVDTDDFLGNCKLDEDTYEDFQKVTAAPRRSSQNYPLLRTINEATMLAVEELAVPEPQPDDTENEIPHGSIADRKNAGASVVSLGLGITAVFMLLHRVAQ from the exons ATGACGCTAAGGGGCGGACTTGGTGGCGAAGCACCGCAGCTGtggctgctcctcctcctggcATCCATTTCGGGCAGCTTGTTGGCTTCAGTGGCCGCCAGGACAG GACCCTTGCATGATAAGGTGGTAGTTTGCTACATATCCACCTGGGCTGTTTACAGACCGGAGCTGGGCGCTTATTCTATAGACAACTTCGATGCCAACCTGTGCAGCCATGTGGTGTACGCCTTCGCGGGTCTAGACATCACACAGGCGGCCATCAAGTCGTTGG ATCCCTGGCAGGACCTCAAGGAGGAGTACGGCAAGGGTGGCTACGAGAAGCTAACGGGCCTCAAGCGCACCCATCCGCATCTGAAGGTCAGCCTGGCCATCGGCGGCTGGAACGAGGGATCGGCCAACTACTCCACGCTGGTGGCCAACAGTCTGCTGCGAGAGAGGTTCGTCAAGCAGGTGTCCAGCTTTATACGCAAGTACGACTTCGATGGACTGGACCTGGACTGGGAGTATCCCACGCAGCGGAAGGGAAAGCCCGCCGATCGCGAGAACTTCGTCCTGCTGACCAAGGAGTTGCGCGAGGAGTTCGACAACCACGGACTGCTGCTGACCTCCGCCATCGGGGCAGCCAAGAAGGTCATCGATGAGGCCTACGACGTGCGGCAGATCTCGCGCTATTTGGACTACCTGCACATCATGTGCTACGACTACCACGGCAGCTGGGACCAAAGAGTGGGCTACAACGCACCGCTCTCGGCGCCCGCGGATGATCCGCTGAGTGTG AAATTCTCCATTGACTACCTTTTGAAGCTGGGAGCCCCACCTGAGAAGCTAGTGATGGGCCTGCCCTTCTATGGACGCACCTTTAAGACGGTGGCTGGGGGCAACCTGAACGACCCGAGCGATGGAGTTGGCTTCAAGGGACCCTACACGCGCGAGGATGGCTTCCTGGGCTACAACGAGATCTGCCACACAGTGAGCAACCAAACCTCCGGATGGACTCGGGTATGGGATCCCCAAACTAGCCAAGTGTTGGCCAAGTCGGAGCGGAACGTCTTCACCCAGGAGATCAACGTGGTGACCTACGATAGCTCCCGTTCCATCGCCAACAAGGTGCTGTTCGCCATGTCCAAGCGGTTGGCGGGAGTGATGGTGTGGTCCGTGGATACGGACGACTTCCTGGGGAACTGCAAACTGGACGAGGATACGTACGAGGACTTCCAGAAGGTGACTGCAGCGCCGAGGAGATCGAGCCAGAACTACCCCCTTCTGAGGACCATCAATGAGGCCACCATGCTGGCCGTGGAGGAGCTGGCTGTTCCAGAGCCGCAGCCGGATGACACCGAGAACGAGATCCCACACGGCAGTATTGCGGATCGGAAGAACGCCGGCGCTTCTGTGGTCAGTTTGGGTCTCGGGATCACCGCTGTCTTTATGCTCCTGCACCGGGTGGCCCAGTGA
- the LOC108013539 gene encoding DDB1- and CUL4-associated factor 8 isoform X1, with the protein MDVEEDPVASGAASACKRQRRNTDSRNEGQLEDAAQIGGESTVTANQTVIKGVTITTNNNNEEGDMFGKEHSVEEEKEQLERESEKEKLEKEQKEEPLEGEHADKSKEEQLKMGNDEKEQSEHEEPACSSNLECQLSPLAASAVLAANKPNLTSGTVAIDSDDDPPPAEDETPARGFPRFHPRSIPTNRSYRRINIELLGTVTDSESSDSGEPELQEDTEDAEVEADSDEPAAAAEEDQHEDESSSDSSVDEMVRYSLSSESESTIENRQDDVEFNEHVNADDRAKVEFAVNETMCKCKPVYTWNCDQELLHREHNIMNRIGWRGGHTSTQSFGQGYYGSRQMVEQLTLLSSLNKHDGCVNCLNFNRTGDLICSGSDDLKIMVWDWANERLLHSFHSGHNMNIFQTKFIDSTGCLDIVSASRDGQVRRSVIPPSGGSIKPTRLYTHSDSVHKIVLVPHSRHEVMSAGEDAAVKHFDLRASNAATTVLRCVYNDANERGRVRLFSIAHHPYAPEFCVSGSDDKLRVYDKRKPTKLLLEMTPTNIKDNKITQITCAVYNHSGSEILASYSDAGIYLFDSRNTKDGEYLHCYEGHINSRTIKGVNFFGTRSEYIVSGSDCGNIFFWDRNTEAIINFMKGDHAGVVNCLEPHPWMPVLATSGLEHDVKIWTPNGPAKKLDEDALKQTLERNFRRNIVDRGDFDINQFQYFIRGFLQGSGQGSGFRRPRNRRPQSWLRQGRQHRDNSSSTSNDSSPSNPTSQPRSNSNSSDDDNGEGAAAAAALDTLHCRTQ; encoded by the exons ATGGACGTGGAGGAGGACCCTGTGGCCAGCGGAGCGGCTTCCGCCTGCAAGCGCCAGAGACGCAACACTGATTCCCGGAACGAGGGCCAACTTGAAGACGCGGCGCAGATTGG CGGGGAGAGCACTGTCACAGCAAACCAGACGGTAATCAAAGGCGTCACAATCacaaccaacaacaacaacgaggAGGGCGACATGTTTGGCAAGGAGCATTCAGTGGAGGAGGAAAAGGAGCAGCTGGAGAGAGAGTCGGAGAAGGAGAAACTGGAGAAGGAGCAAAAGGAGGAGCCGCTGGAGGGGGAGCATGCGGATAAGTCAAAGGAGGAGCAGCTGAAAATGGGAAATGATGAGAAGGAACAGTCAGAGCATGAAGAACCGGCGTGCTCCTCCAACCTAGAGTGTCAATTATCTCCTCTCGCCGCCAGTGCCGTGCTGGCAGCCAACAAGCCAAATCTCACCAGTGGCACCGTAGCCATCGACAGCGATGACGACCCACCACCAGCTGAAGATGAAACCCCCGCCAGGGGTTTTCCCAGGTTCCACCCTCGCAGCATCCCAACCAACCGCTCATATCGCCGCATCAACATAGAGCTGCTGGGCACGGTAACGGACTCGGAATCCAGCGATTCCGGTGAACCAGAGTTGCAGGAGGATACCGAGGACGCGGAAGTGGAAGCGGACAGTGATGAGCCGGCGGCTGCTGCTGAGGAGGATCAGCATGAAGATGAGTCCTCTTCGGACAGTTCCGTCGACGAAATGGTACGCTACTCACTTTCTAGTGAAAGTGAATCAACCATTGAG AACCGGCAGGACGATGTGGAGTTCAACGAGCACGTTAACGCCGACGACCGCGCGAAGGTCGAGTTCGCCGTGAATGAAACGATGTGCAAGTGCAAGCCCGTGTACACGTGGAACTGCGACCAGGAACTATTGCACAGGGAGCACAACATTATGAACCGCATCGGTTGGCGTGGTGGCCACACCTCGACCCAAAGCTTTGGGCAAGGATACTACGGCTCCCGCCAAATGGTGGAACAGTTGACGCTGCTGAGCTCGCTAAACAAGCACGACGGATGCGTAAACTGCCTGAATTTCAACCGGACCGGTGACTTGATCTGCTCCGGCTCCGATGATCTCAAAATAATGGTTTGGGACTGGGCGAACGAAAGACTCCTGCACAGCTTTCACTCCGGCCACAACATGAACATCTTCCAGACCAAGTTTATCGACAGCACCGGGTGCCTGGACATTGTGTCCGCCAGCCGTGATGGCCAAGTGCGCAGATCCGTTATCCCGCCCTCCGGAGGCTCCATTAAGCCCACGCGCCTGTACACGCACAGCGATTCGGTGCACAAGATTGTTCTGGTGCCGCACAGTCGGCACGAGGTGATGAGCGCCGGAGAGGATGCGGCTGTCAAACACTTTGATTTGCGCGCCAGCAACGCCGCTACCACGGTGCTGCGCTGCGTCTACAATGACGCAAATGAGCGGGGCCGCGTGCGGCTTTTCAGCATCGCACATCATCCATACGCCCCAGAGTTTTGCGTCAGCGGATCCGACGACAAGCTGCGGGTCTACGACAAGCGCAAGCCAACAAAGCTTCTCTTGGAGATGACCCCGACCAATATAAAGGAT AACAAGATCACGCAAATTACCTGCGCCGTGTATAACCACAGCGGCAGCGAGATCCTGGCCTCGTACAGCGATGCGGGGATCTACCTTTTCGACAGTCGCAACACCAAGGATGGCGAGTACTTGCATTGCTACGAGGGACACAT CAATAGCCGCACCATTAAGGGAGTGAACTTCTTTGGCACTAGATCCGAGTATATTGTCAGCGGTAGCGATTGCGGGAACATATTCTTCTGGGACCGAAACACCGAGGCGATAATCAATTTTATGAAGGGCGATCACGCTGGCGTGGTCAACTGCCTGGAGCCACATCCCTGGATGCCGGTGCTGGCCACCTCTGGCCTGGAGCATGACGTAAAGATCTGGACGCCAAATGGCCCTGCCAAG AAGCTCGACGAGGACGCACTGAAGCAGACGTTAGAACGCAATTTCAGGCGCAACATCGTGGACAGGGGTGACTTTGACATTAACCAGTTCCAGTACTTCATCCGAGGGTTTCTGCAGGGTTCCGGGCAAGGCTCCGGCTTTCGCCGCCCTCGAAACCGGAGACCCCAGTCCTGGCTACGCCAAGGGCGGCAGCATCGGGACAACAGCTCGAGTACTAGCAACGACTCCAGTCCTTCCAATCCGACCTCCCAGCCgcgcagcaacagcaacagctcCGACGACGACAATGGCGAGGGAgcagccgccgccgctgcGCTGGACACGCTGCACTGCCGCACGCAGTAA
- the LOC108013008 gene encoding trypsin beta-like, with amino-acid sequence MGSSDLKSHSTRTLFKMFIQLAFLISSVALISAGSISKRIAGGQPATVSEVPWQASLVSENLCGAVIYSDQIVLTAAHCVGSDDLKRYTVRVGSSSLFKGGQAVKIANITRHEKYQGLSNYFSHDVAVIRLQTKLRLGDNVRPIPLANTAPKVGTPLLVSGWGEIGYKKKSETLLKVAVNIVDRSDCEKYFLNITEDKICAAADGKNSCRGDSGGPLVFDGKLVGIVSYGNACANPYFPGVYANVAELRPWIENAVKRV; translated from the coding sequence ATGGGTTCGTCTGACTTAAAGTCACACTCAACTCGAACCCTGTTCAAGATGTTCATCCAGTTGGCTTTTTTGATCTCCAGCGTAGCCCTGATCTCCGCGGGATCGATTTCGAAAAGGATTGCAGGCGGACAGCCGGCAACCGTTTCAGAGGTACCATGGCAGGCCTCTCTTGTCAGCGAAAATCTTTGCGGTGCTGTTATTTATAGTGACCAGATCGTTTTAACCGCAGCCCACTGTGTCGGATCCGATGATCTAAAAAGGTACACCGTGAGAGTGGGCTCATCGAGCCTTTTCAAAGGAGGTCAGGCGGTGAAGATAGCAAACATCACACGGCACGAAAAATACCAAGGACTCTCAAACTATTTCTCCCATGATGTAGCCGTGATCCGACTACAGACCAAACTCAGGTTGGGTGACAACGTAAGACCCATTCCTTTGGCAAATACAGCTCCTAAAGTGGGAACCCCCTTATTGGTTTCCGGATGGGGAGAGATCggatacaaaaaaaaatcggaAACACTTCTTAAGGTCGCAGTAAACATAGTGGATCGGAGTGATTGCGAGAAGTACTTTTTGAACATTACTGAAGATAAGATCTGTGCCGCTGCTGACGGGAAGAATTCATGTAGGGGAGACTCCGGAGGTCCACTGGTCTTCGATGGTAAACTTGTTGGCATCGTCTCCTATGGCAATGCTTGTGCTAATCCCTATTTTCCCGGAGTATATGCCAATGTGGCTGAGCTCCGGCCTTGGATCGAAAATGCTGTAAAACGAGTGTGA